In a genomic window of Chrysemys picta bellii isolate R12L10 chromosome 1, ASM1138683v2, whole genome shotgun sequence:
- the TPBGL gene encoding trophoblast glycoprotein-like, translating to MAGRRPLGTRARSLLRWLGVLLLPLLQAGQGCPGHCYCFATPELDQCSYVRLQEPPRDLPRGVRNLTIAGGNLTVLRRAAFAGHASRPLGDLSRLLLPRDNIQAIEDRAFQGLPGLAALDLSHNPLRALAGGAFRGCPRLRTLKLNQALLLLGEEPLAGALRNLSLRRLELAGNGLRALPGAALPEGLEELDLRNNSLQGLSPEELAWLDSAPLGRLQLYLGSNPLRCDCALRPLLGWMRNASWRVPDARSLRCAAPRELSGSPVLRLRLEQLGCGAGWEPRPEEAGEQKELETASYVFFGIVLALIGVIFLMVLYLNRRGIKRWLNNLREACRDQMEGYHYRYEQDTDPRRASTSPSGL from the coding sequence ATGGCAGGGAGGCGGCCGCTGGGCACCCgcgcccgctccctgctccggtggctgggggtgctgctgctgccgctgctccaggccgggcagggctgcccggggcACTGCTACTGCTTCGCCACGCCGGAGCTGGACCAGTGCAGCTACGTGCGCCTGCAGGAGCCGCCGCGGGACCTGCCCCGCGGGGTGCGCAACCTCACCATCGCGGGCGGCAACCTGACGGTGCTGCGCCGGGCTGCCTTCGCCGGCCACGCGAGCCGGCCGCTGGGCGACCTGAGCCGGCTGCTGCTGCCCCGCGACAACATCCAGGCCATCGAGGATCGCGCCTTCCAGGGGCTGCCCGGCCTGGCGGCGCTGGACCTCAGCCACAACCCGCTGCGCGCCCTGGCCGGCGGCGCCTTCCGCGGCTGCCCGCGGCTGCGCACCCTCAAGCTCAAccaggcgctgctgctgctgggcgaGGAGCCGCTGGCCGGCGCCCTGCGCAACCTGAGCCTGCGGCGGCTGGAGCTGGCGGGCAACGGGCTGCGGGCGCTGCCGGGCGCCGCGCTGCcggaggggctggaggagctggatCTGCGGAACAACtcgctgcaggggctgagccccgAGGAGCTGGCCTGGTTGGACTCAGCCCCGCTGGGCAGGCTCCAGCTCTACCTGGGCTCCAACCCGCTGCGCTGCGACTGCGCCCTGCGCCCGCTGCTGGGCTGGATGCGCAACGCCAGTTGGAGGGTGCCCGACGCGCGCAGCCTGCGCTGCGCCGCCCCGCGGGAGCTGAGCGGCTCGCCTGTGCTGCGCCTCCGCCTGGAGCAGCTGGGATGCGGGGCCGGCTGGGAGCCGCGGCCCGAGGAGGCCGGCGAGCAGAAGGAACTGGAGACCGCCTCCTACGTGTTCTTCGGCATTGTGCTGGCGCTGATCGGGGTCATCTTCCTCATGGTGCTGTACCTCAACCGCAGGGGCATCAAGCGCTGGCTCAACAACCTGCGGGAGGCCTGCCGGGACCAGATGGAGGGCTACCACTACCGCTATGAGCAGGACACCGACCCGCGGCGGGCCAGCACCAGCCCCTCGGGGCTCTGA